The window GTGGTATTGCCACACTGGTTGGTAGTCCACCTAACGCAATTGCAGCAGCCGAAGTGGGACTTAACTTTACCGAGTGGATGGAGCTTGCACTGCCAATCTCATTATTGTTGATGCCAGTTGCGGTTCTGGTTCTGTACATCATGACAAAGCCTGATTTGAGCCATAAGTTTGAACTTGACCACAAACCCGTCGAGTGGACAAATGGGAAAAAAGTCACTTTAGCGATTTTCCTCCTGACGGTTACGCTTTGGATCTTCAGTAAGCCAATCAATGCGATGCTAGGTGGCTTTGCGAAATTTGATACCTTGGTTGCAATTGGCGCGCTCCTTCTTCTGGGCGCCTCTCGCTCGGTTGAATGGAAAGACATCGAAAAAACAACCGATTGGGGCGTATTGATTCTGTTCGGCGGTGGTATCTGTTTAAGTAACGTCCTGAAAGAGACTGGCACCAGTGTATTCTTAGCACACGGCTTGTCAGGCTTTCTGGAGCAGGCCGGCGTTCTGCTGACGATTCTTGCCGTGGTTGCTTTCGTTGTATTCTTAACTGAGTTTGCAAGTAACACCGCAAGCGCAGCGTTGCTGGTTCCCGTTTTTGCGACCATTGCTGAAGCGCTAGGGATGTCACCAGTCATTCTTTCGGCACTGATTGCTGTCGCAGCGTCGTGTGCCTTCATGTTACCCGTAGCGACACCACCAAACGCGATTGTATTTGGTACAGGCCACATCAAACAAAAAGAGATGATGCGTATAGGGCTTGTTCTGAATATTGCATGTATCGGCGTACTAACACTTTTTGCTTGGCTTTTCTGGTAAGCCTAGAAATTAAATTAGCACTACACTGCTGTGCCTCATCGTTGATTTCCCCCTAAATGATGTACAGCAGTTTCCAGACAGGTGGCCACTTTTGGCCACCTTTTTTATTTTAGTTCCCCTGCCCCTCACTTGGCATTCGGTATATACTGTGCAAAAACACAATACTGAGTAATGTTATGTCCTTAATTGCAACTGGTACGCTGAATAAAATGCGTGCATCTCTGGACGGTGCAGTAAGTTACCGTCTTCCCGTAGGTGATGAAGAAATTGACCTTTCTCCATTCCTCGGTCAAACCTTAACGCTTACCCACACTGGCAACATTTTCTGCTGTTCATGCGGCAAGAAAACCAAAAAGAGTTACTCACAGGGTCACTGTTTTGTCTGTATGAGAAAGTTAGCAAGCTGCGATATGTGCATCATGAAGCCAGAAACCTGTCATTACGACCAAGGCACTTGTCGAGAGCCACAATGGGGCGAAGAAAACTGCATGGTGGACCACTTCGTGTATTTGTCTAATACTTCTAGCCTTAAAGTCGGTATCACACGTCACACTCAAATCCCGACTCGCTGGATTGATCAGGGGGCGACACAAGGCTTACCGATTTTTAAAGTGAAAACCCGCCACATTTCCGGATTGATTGAAGTTGAACTGGCCAAACATATTGCCGATAAAACCAACTGGCGCACGTTGCTTAAAGGTGATGGAGAACCAATTGCACTTCAAGACCGATTTGCGGAACTGCTTCCTCTGGTAGAAGACAAAATCGCCGAAATCAAACAACAATACGGTGAT is drawn from uncultured Vibrio sp. and contains these coding sequences:
- a CDS encoding DASS family sodium-coupled anion symporter, whose translation is MTALAVTLKNWFFTRNSMILNANILLFIILFNTLPFEPQVVTGISILVFVAILWLTEAIHVSITALLIPLLAVFLGVFNTQAALNNFSNSIIFLFLGGFALAAALHKQKLDQAIADKVLLLAQGKMSVAVFMLFGVSAGLSMWISNTATTAMMLPLVLGVMSKLDGDKNHRTFLFVLLGIAYSASIGGIATLVGSPPNAIAAAEVGLNFTEWMELALPISLLLMPVAVLVLYIMTKPDLSHKFELDHKPVEWTNGKKVTLAIFLLTVTLWIFSKPINAMLGGFAKFDTLVAIGALLLLGASRSVEWKDIEKTTDWGVLILFGGGICLSNVLKETGTSVFLAHGLSGFLEQAGVLLTILAVVAFVVFLTEFASNTASAALLVPVFATIAEALGMSPVILSALIAVAASCAFMLPVATPPNAIVFGTGHIKQKEMMRIGLVLNIACIGVLTLFAWLFW
- a CDS encoding DUF2797 domain-containing protein, with the translated sequence MSLIATGTLNKMRASLDGAVSYRLPVGDEEIDLSPFLGQTLTLTHTGNIFCCSCGKKTKKSYSQGHCFVCMRKLASCDMCIMKPETCHYDQGTCREPQWGEENCMVDHFVYLSNTSSLKVGITRHTQIPTRWIDQGATQGLPIFKVKTRHISGLIEVELAKHIADKTNWRTLLKGDGEPIALQDRFAELLPLVEDKIAEIKQQYGDDAIVVLNESITDLSYPVQQHPTKITSHNFDKNPVVTGTLQGIKGQYLIFDTGVINVRKFTSYEVEVSA